Within Microbaculum marinisediminis, the genomic segment GGCAGTCACTACCATTTCCACGAGGCCAACGAAGCGCTCGACTTCGACCGCGAAGCAGCACGCGGCTTCCGGCTGGATATTCCCGCCGGCACGGCGGTGCGCTTCGAACCCGGCCAGACCCGCGAGGTGACGCTCGTCCGGCTTTCCGGCGCGCGTATAGTCTACGGCTTCAACCAGAAAATCATGGGCGCGCTCTAGGCGCGCGACAAAGGGAGAAACATCGAATGAAACTGAGCCTCGCGACATTTCTTGTCATGCTGCCCCTCGCTGCCGTGGCCGAGGATGACAAGATCGATTGCACCGATCCGCAGGTACAGATCGAGCTCAACTACTGCGCCGAGCAATCCTTCCTCGCCGCCGACGCGGAGCTGAACGACATCTACAAGGCGGCCATGGCGGCGATGAAGGAGATCGACGGCTACCTGCCGGAGGATCAGCGCGGCGCGGCCGCCGCCCTGAAGACCGCGC encodes:
- a CDS encoding lysozyme inhibitor LprI family protein, with product MKLSLATFLVMLPLAAVAEDDKIDCTDPQVQIELNYCAEQSFLAADAELNDIYKAAMAAMKEIDGYLPEDQRGAAAALKTAQRNWIPYRDDACQAEGYLVSGGSMLGLVINECLERLTRQRIGDLTILVEGMGN